ATTACAAAGCTTGCTTCCTGGGAAAACTGGAGACAGGAGGGGTGGGTGATCTCTGCCTTTAGCTTCCAGCAGTAAGatacattttgtttgtgtgtgttttttttaagctggcATCCCACCACCCACATCGATGCTATCAGTGTTGAAAGGTCTCCTAGCACTTTTCTTATTTTAAGTGGGTTATGACCACAGGGaacttccttatactgagtcagactattagtccatctagatcagtgttgTCAGTGCAGACTGTGTTTCATACAAGTGTCTTtcttagtcctacctggagatgccctgtATTTcatgtgggattttctgcatacAAAGTATGTGCTCTAACATTTCTGCAGAGTTTGGATATTTGGTAGATACCTGTTCCATAATTTTGATTTGGTGGAAATAGTATGACTCGTGCTTAAAGTTATTTTATGGGAGGTATTTCAAATATCATTAGGATACTTTCACATTGAATTATAGAAATCCAACTGACAATCTCATGGAAGTGTGTAATAGATCTATCAGCATTCTGAAAGTGTATTATGGGAAGCAAGGAAGTGAaatgttttaaagtttttaaatctCACCATTTCACAGTTGATTTTATGTGCAGGGCTAGCATGATCCTATGATCCAAATAAATGCAGAATCAATGCAGAATGGATTTGCTCATTTTGGGCCCATCAGCCCAAGCTATGCTCCTAGTCTCCCATTCAAGCAAAATCCCAGTAATGAAGTACTACCTGACAAGCTCCACATTAGTTGTCCAGAAATAGCCATTGAGCAAATCATTTTAACTTCACTGTTTGCTTGCTGGCATAGATAAgtaactgttttttaaaagggcCTTACAAGAGGAAACAAAGTGCAGGCTATAGTCACATGTTCTCATTGACTTCATACTGAGAATTTGTTTCTGTGCAGATGGTTTGAGCTTGCAGCTCAGCATGGCTGAACTTCAGAAGTGctttctattaaataaataagtacatttTGGTTAAAAGCATTTCACTTACTGAACCATGGATAAGGGAGTAAAGTTTTAATTagaaatttaaaatgaaatgtttagCCTTCAGCTATTTCAGTCCTATGTCACTACTTGGTCTGATGCACCTGCTCAAGCAGGTAGTAAGTTCAAATTGATACAATGCAACCCCCCTTTTTAGTAAGATAGACTGAAGAATATGGGTGATAGACAATGTTAAGACTAGTATTAAATTAATGGACAAGTTAACTCTGAGCATACCTATTCCTCTGTGTCCTGGCACACAGAACTAATACACAGATGTGAAATCAAAGTGAAACAAAATCCATGTTATATATTGAAGCAGGAGCATTAATGAACAACTAATAATTCCATGCATGTGGCTAGTGATGAGTGAATTTATTTGAAATGCTATAATGCACATAATAGCAGGAAACCATTCCTTTTCCCCAAACTACTAAAATAGATAAAAATTGTGCCCTTCTACAGTTTCCCTAAATTTAAATAGGTTATACATTGAAGCTTCAGGTAGAATTTGCAAAGAGGACTATGTTATATTTTGACTGCGGTTTGCAACACCTGGAAGTCAACTACTACCACTCCAAGGACAAACTGAACATATTAATTTGTAAAGAAACTGTATAATCTTGTATGTACACTTTACCTGGAATATATAATTTGGAACCAATTCCAGATTCCAGCTATGCAGCTCTATATTTAATGCATCAAAATGTTCCTGCCTGTAAGCATTTGCTGCATGAGTCATAAAACAGTCATAGAAAATATTGAAAAATTGccatcttaaaaaaatatataccctCACTTGTTTATTCTGTTTCTTAACAGATTTGTGGAGCTGGCACCTCAATACTATTTTAGTAATCTGCCTGCCAGTGAGAGCAAGGCTATTCTGCAGGAAGAAATCAATCATTTATCACCCATTTCAACAACAGGCaaggaagaaaaaacaaacagcaaagataaagaatataaaaaataTCCTGAAACACCTGCCGAACAGCGATGCATTATTCAATAAGTTTGCTATCCCAAACTGTGTTGAAGTATATAACCTCTATGTACAATATATTCCCAACACCAGCTTTTATATGACATGAGAAATGATTTTAAAACAGgagttttaaaaaaccacaggTTTTTGTTATTATCTTTGGCAACATGGAAACAAGTTAGTTAGAAAAGTGTTCAACAATTATTAAATGATTACcgttttgagggtttttttattgCACTTGTAATCACAGATGCTTCAAAACTGCAATTCTCTGCCAATAAGAACAAGTTgtggtaggtgatgtattttatGAGAATATAAAGGAGATCCTGAAATAATGCAGAATTGGTATGGAAAATTTCTAAACACCACTGTAAAGTCAAATAACTTTTACAGGGTGACTTCACAAAACCGTTAGCTCAGAGAGTGGTTCAGACAGAAAGATATTCTTTGAGTTTATCCATGATGGCATTCATCCTGTCAGCAGGGATTACCATCACAGTTCGTAAAGGTTTCATGGGTACATCTTCAAAGGACCATCTGCCTCCCAAACACGAGTCGCTTTCCTCTTCTACTGAGTAACTGAACTTTAGAAGTGATTTCTGAAACAAAATAAGCAAACTCGTTAAAAGCATTTGAATTGCCGTATTtctgctgccttttaaaaaagaattaagaataCGTATACCATATAACTTACACGGTCTACAAAGAAAGGCCAAGTCAAGCTTAAAAACATGAGAAATCAATATATAAATGTACAGATGTGGTGGCAACCCCCGAAAACTGGAACATACAAAGGAAACTGCATCTTCAAATCTCTGCACAAGCAggactaattattattatttttaaaatcaggcATGGCAATTGTCTTGATCTTTTATGTATAGACTGCCTTTCCATTTACATTacgctcaaagcagtttacagcaatgtACAATATGGCCATGAACTTATGTCTGGTCTGCAGTGCTAGGCTAGGCTAATCTGAGATATATCTAGAAAAAGGGAATGTTTGTATAAACAACAGATTGAACTATTGAACATGTGTACAAGTGCTTTCGGGACTAAAATATTATTATCTGAAATCTGGCAGATCATCAGGCAATTAATGAAAAACACTACTCCCTGTATTAAGTCAAGTGGGACACTGCATGCAAACAATGAGGAAGTTTAAAAGGGCAGGGAGAGGATGGGGCAGGGaagcattaccccccccccccaaaaaaaaacaccaccagctGCCACCCCTCAAATCAACACAGGCAAGATTTGCACACAGAAATATCCCTGACAGCAGATCGCAGCACCCAAGCTATACCCCTACTAGCCAGTCACAAGCCCTTGTGACTAGGGTTGGCAAAACCAAATTCATTCCCCATTCAGCCCCAAGGACAGCTTCAATGCAGGCCATTCCCAGCAAAGCTGCAGCTGTAGTAGTGGTGGCAATTGAACCTGGAGCTGACTCCATTGAATCAGGATGCATGAACTGGGGTGCAAGAGCAATGGAGATCTTTCGTCTTTGtttttcctgccccctttccaccACTGTGGGCATTATCTATGCTGAACAATTTGCCTTGACCACATTCAATAGCTGCTAAACGCTAGAAAGAAAAACAGCCTCAAATCTTTTAGGTTCCCATCAAAATACACCAAAAAATTGAGCAACAACAACGAAGTCTCACCTCATAAAAGAATTCTTCCTCAGCATTTGAAAACATCAGTTCTTCTTTCTGGTGGCTgctgcttcccttttttctgataTTACTCTTCTTATTAGTAAAAGTCTTGCTAATTAGAAGATAGAAGTAGCATTTTCcacaaggtttgtttgttttttgagcttCAATTAGTTCTTTCCTAGAAATAAACACATATTTACACCAAAAATTTCTTCATGCTTCAGTCAAACCTATGCACGACTGCAGGAAAGATCAATCAGAAAACACTTCTATTGTGTCCAGACCTCACTCAAAAGATTCATATTTTCAGCCCAATCCTCAAATAAAGATGCCTGCTTTGCCACAACAGTGCTTTCTCATGTGCCAACACAATCCTCAGAAGTGTGCATAAACACACTGTTCCACCATCCCTTAAGAGGTGAGTGAAAACATTCTGAGCAACAAATGCTCCTGCTGTTGTTAGAATATAAAAGCAAACTTTAGGATTATgcatctttttctccttcctcctcttcacaCTCCCTCTCTTCATCTCACTCCACAGCAAAAAAGCTGCTTCGTTGAAACTGAATGAAAAACGGAAGAGACTTTTCCTTCATGAGCCCTGCAGACCTATGGTCCCCCAGGAGAATTCATAATCTGCTTAGGGAAACAATTATGAAATTAAATATTTCTGTTCCACTCTCTTTTTACATGTAAGGGCATTAATGTTCCAGAAGCAAAGCTGGTAGTTACTGGGCAAAACACTGGCCTAGTTCACCCAACATGTGAAGTCAAATTCTGGCTTAGCTAGACCACAAACGCCTGGAGAGGAGTTTGCAGCAACTCTACTAAGCAAGATTTGATTTAGTATATGGCACAAACTGTGGTGAAGCTCTCTCTACACAAACCAAAGCTGTGGGCACTTCCAATTCTATAAACCATAGCTTATTTGACCAGGAATAAGCAATGTGTTTGTACTCCCAGTTTTTGTGAATATTTAATATTCCTTAAATCCAGTGTTCTGTGATGTCTGAATCAGGAAACAGatgtaacaacaaacaaacaatgacatGAAACCGGGGAGAAAGAGCAAATTATTCTACTGccagaactatttaaaatccttaCAAACAACTAAAGATTCTTCTCTGAATTCTTGGCATCAGCTTTGCTAAAACTGCTTACTGATTTCTGGTTATGCATCTCACATATCAGCCtaaattcttaaaataaatatcCAACCTTTAGGCAAAAGTTCAGAAATTTAAACAAATTTCTGTAACCAATCTGCCATTTCAGAGCCAGGAATAGAAACCActataaaaaaaagattaatggTTAGAATGCAGCTGTTTTTAGTGAGTGTTCTCCAAGTGACAGCACAACTCTCAAAACTATTCACAGAACACATTTGTCTGGATCCAATATATTGCTGAGTAATTCTAAGTGGCTTTTTTCATCCCTTACAAAGTGTTTTCACATATGAGTAAAACTCAACTATACACAATATGTGAAATATTGAATGTTTGCACCAAAGGCCACTTTAAGAGATCAATACTAAAAATGTTGGTTTCTGCTTCTCGGGGGACCTTTTTCTTCCCACTCTACACATTTCCATTTAAATAAGATTTCAGAGGTCATctgaggataaaaaaaaaaattctgttcaAAAATGATTTTGGAAAAGCTCTTACTGCAGTTGCTGGTGCATGGGCAGAGCGATCTGGGGAGGTACATTAATGAATCTTTCACTTAGTAGGAAGCCCACAGGCTTGGTGGTGTCACTTAGGAGCTTATCCAGCTGTTCAACCATACTCTGCTCACAGTTCTTCTCACACTGGCTTAAAACCAGCTCTTTAATTTGTTCAGCACATTCGGTACCCTAGGAATCAAAGGATAGATTTTCTTTGCATTACAGAATAATTATTTACGTAAGGCAACTTGAAAAGAGAGCTTCTGGGCATTGTTTTACAGGACTGTGGGAAATTTCTTGCTGTGACTTTTAATGATTTGTAGGAATTTCTTTTTAGATTATTTAATCAACGCTCAAACGAATGCATGTAGGGGAGTTTTAATTCTGAAAGGATGACAAAAACGGTAACCAAGCATTAGCATTCCACTTTTGCTTAGGGCCACAGAGCCAGCCACATGACTAaaagaatactttaaaaaattatatgaagTACTCTGCATAAATGGCCTAATAAAGCAAATCAAAGTGATAAATCAATGCATTAAAACATTGGGTTATAATTTTGTTCAAGCAATGCAAACAACAGGAAACTACAACTGGATCCTACTgagtttttaaattgtaaaataaaaagcatgatcctcttttggcccctgggcaattcagctccagggaccaccattcgctccataagacgcacagatatttccccttactttttaggaggaaaaagtgtgtcttatggagcgaaaaatacggtacttatgCGATTCTAGTTTTGTGTGGGTGGTgggaaaataaattaattaatggagagctggaggggggcagttGAAAGGGGCTGTTTAAGATCTTGTAAAGAGCCCAGGAGATCTTGCATGACGTTCCTAGAGCACAGCAAAACAAGGCACTTTCCATGTCAGGTTTTCTAGTGAAGAAAGAGTTTAAAGCCCTCCAACTTGCTTACCAGACTTTGGGAACATCGCGCAAGGCTCTGTACGGCTACAATGAGATCTCTTGGGTGCTCCTACAACCTTCCAAAAGCCTTGCACAACCTCCCCACAGTCCAGTAAGGTAAAGCTAGTCACGTGTGGGCTGTTCCGGGGGTCATCCTGCATTTGCACAAGTTTATCTTTGTGCACAAACGCCTGGAACGTAACCCCAAGTATGCTGCAGGCCTGTTGTACTATAGTTGCAAGTTCTGAGATATATTATTGTTACAGATAATTCAAAGCTTATGATTATTGGACCGTATACTTGTGGAACAGTTTAATTATGCTATATGTATGCTATTTACaaattatgtttaaaaaatgTGGCCACAATTAGATCCCACATCCCATCTGTGTATTTTTTTGTACTTAATAGTGTGGGGTATTGTTGACCCCAATGAATTGCATGCAACTATACTGAACAAGAAATGTTCTCAATGAAGGCTTCCTCCACTCCCTTTTCCAGCAGATGTTTCTATTTGTATTGATGGTGTTCACTCTGATGCCagacagaaagaaaacaagaCTATATGAAATAAAAAGGGAACAGGATGGATAACACTGAGGTGCCAAAATATTCAAATTTAGTTGGCTTTTTAGTAAGACAGGCAGATTATCATCATAGTTAAATACAAAGTAATATTACTGACCTTCCTTTCAGTTAAGTTCAGCAGGCTTATGAAGCCAAAAACCTCATCaatatcatcttcatcatcatcactttccTCTAAAAGTTCTGCTTGCTATTAAACAGAAAACAAAGGAGAAAATACAACCAAATGCATGTTCTCTATTAAGTCTTTCTGCAAGCATCATAGTCTACTAACAGTCAAGAAGAGAATGTCAATATATATAAGAAAAAAGCCTATTAAACACAAAgcggcttacttcagagtaggcatACGTAGAATTGGGCTGTATGTCGTCCTTGTTGCACATTTTTGAAAGAACAAATTTTAATAAATACCGTAACTTTTCTATTAAACCGTGCCATTATATCCACCTCAACACTGTGACCTATTTGCTCCATAGTTCCAGCAGCTAGATAAATGTCTATCTGAAATGATAAAGCTGTGTCTAGATTCTTTAACTATCAAGGATCAGAGACTTGCAATCATACCAGAATCTTGCTAAAATTTCCCAGCTGATCACTGACATTTCAGCTATTCTGTATTCCATCCCTCTGCATGACCATATGGTAGCACAAGCAGACAAGCAAAGCAGTGGGCCGCCACGTCAGAATAAGTGGACACAGAAACATAAACCAAAGGTCGCCGAGAGTAAAAACTGATGGCAACTCAGTTCCCAGGGTGAAATGTCCCAATCTAAGTCCATTGATTTTATGAATGTTTCAGAGACTTGGCAGCAGTATTGTAGACATACTGTTCTCTTGTGCCACAATTTATTGCcgatggttttgttttgtttttttgtgacgGTTTACCAGAGAAAAATGGAAACTAGCATAACTGGCAGTGTTGTAAGTAGCATATGCAGTACATTTTTCTGTGACTGTTGCAAGCACTTATTGGGCATGACCAACAACAAATAACAACTACTCCATGCCCAAGGTGTGGCCAGAATAAGTATTTCCAAAAGTTCATATTTTCAGTATTAAGAGTAAGGGTGCAAGCTGTAGGGTAGGCTCTGCTCTGGGTCCCATCAATGGTGGAGGTATGACTAGTAGCCCATTAAAAATATAAGTGAAAGAATAATTTTTCTTTCTGTAATGCCCTGCATTcaaattcttgtttttatttgccaAGATTAGATGCTGTTTGTGGTCTACTGCAACTTATACAGGATGAGGGATGGGCAGGTATAATTAGGAAAAAGATGGAAACTAGCTTTTGCCCCCTAGAGATAGGTGTTTTTATCCCTTACTTTTGTTTATCAACAATCATCATGCTCCTAGTGCTGGATCAAAGTACTGCTACCATAGCAGTGAGCGGAAAGTCCATTTTGTTGCTTGCTTAAATAATTGTTGATACGCATTATTTACTCCTGGACCATGTGTGCTGTAGACATATGCCCTGAATGAAGCATGTATGTTTCAGCCCCAAATGTCATATTAACCAAGGATCAATATATCTTGTTAGCCATCAACAGATTTATTCCATAAAATGTCGTAAATTAAGATGGGTTTAGATCTCTTACCTTAATAACACTCCCAATGTGATTTTGTTGTATCAATATATCAGTCAGATCAGCTGTACTAACAGGAGCCTTTAGAAACAGCTGGAAGGGAAAGAGTGGTGCAGGGTTTTAGTAGGAAAACGCTTTCTGTATCACTTATTAAGATTCATATTGCTTTGTGGACTCAGATTTGCCAGCCACAACTTTTAGTGTTCTATCCCGAAAGCTAGAAACAGCCATAAACGAATTTCCATGAAAACTAACATTAGGTTAGCATTCTAGGACCAAAACAAACTGATTTTAGTACAATTAGTTTAGGTTCACCCTATTTAGGCATCCgatcctacacacacttacctgggaataagtacCATttgaatcaatgggacttacttctgagcagtcaTATAGGATTGTGGTTGTAAACCCCTCTTCTCAGTGAGTGTATTCATATTCTTTTCCTGTTCATATATTTTGAACGCCACaatgtaactttttataccagcCTTCACTAACCTTGTGGTCTCCACATTATAGGCTACAACGCCAGTCAACTTGAGCCACAATGGGCAACAATCCGGGATTATGAgaacttctcggtagtggcgccccgcccctgtggaactccctcccttcagatgtcaaagagatagacaactaccagacatttagaggacatcagaagggcagccctgtttagggaagcttttaatgtgtgatattttaatgtatttgatttttgttggaagccgcccagagtggctggggaaatccagccagatgggtggggtacaaattattattattattattattattattattattattattattattccaagctTCCAGAGGACACCAGGTTAGAGAAGACTAGTCCTGCTGTCATATAAACTTATTATATCAGAATTCTGACGTGATCTTCAGTTCTGAAGTGGGATGGGGAATGAAATCAATTTAGGAATCAAGAAAAAATGAAGTTTCCAGCTATACAATGAGGTTCAAACTTGTTAGCATCcattctgtcttgagagacaatggagtgcatgtTAAGGCATTTTTGAACTCCACGCTTGGGATTCTCCATGTCCTTTTCTTTACTGAATGCAATAGCAGGGTCCCTGATCTGAACCACTTCTACCTGCTCACAAACAAGCAGAGCAGCTTCAAGGGCAAATAGAGCAGTGAGGGGGGAAACAGTTAAACCCCCCCCTTCAGCACACACACCGGgctagttttaaaaaatgcagtcatacctcgtgttacgcaTGCTTCCGGATGCGTACGACACGGGTtatgaacgtgccgaacccggaagtaatggaacacgttacttccgggtttggcggtttgcgcatgcgcgtcaaatgacgtcacgcgcatgcgcagaagtactGAATCGCACCGaacacatgcgcagacatgacacttcaggttaagcacgtcacgggttacgaacggggctcctggaacggatcccgttcataaccagagtaCCACTGTAAAGATGTCGGAATCCTGAGCATGGAATTCAAACATGCTTTAAGATAATGTTCAGTTTGACCCTGAAATATTGCAAAACTGGGCTACAGATGCTGCAAACGATTAGAGTGTGAAGATGCTTCATAATGCAACAGAACAGCCTATGTGAGTTCTGCAATAGGTTAGGGACTCATGAAATCAAGTCACAGTTATAC
The sequence above is drawn from the Lacerta agilis isolate rLacAgi1 chromosome 5, rLacAgi1.pri, whole genome shotgun sequence genome and encodes:
- the BCCIP gene encoding LOW QUALITY PROTEIN: BRCA2 and CDKN1A-interacting protein (The sequence of the model RefSeq protein was modified relative to this genomic sequence to represent the inferred CDS: deleted 1 base in 1 codon) — translated: MAARAKRRRAAGPPECREEEGGGGDTEDESSEDPGSEEGSDDDDDEEEELNQEVNIEFEAYSISDNDKNGIKKLLQQLFLKAPVSTADLTDILIQQNHIGSVIKQAELLEESDDDEDDIDEVFGFISLLNLTERKGTECAEQIKELVLSQCEKNCEQSMVEQLDKLLSDTTKPVGFLLSERFINVPPQIALPMHQQLQKELIEAQKTNKPCGKCYFYLLISKTFTNKKSNIRKKGSSSHQKEELMFSNAEEEFFYEKSLLKFSYSVEEESDSCLGGRWSFEDVPMKPLRTVMVIPADRMNAIMDKLKEYLSV